Proteins encoded by one window of Homalodisca vitripennis isolate AUS2020 unplaced genomic scaffold, UT_GWSS_2.1 ScUCBcl_465;HRSCAF=2523, whole genome shotgun sequence:
- the LOC124370787 gene encoding uncharacterized protein LOC124370787: MDRYVGDFCCHVRARAVREFPARFKRDNTGPRGTGVGLPAKLRLTVSPFVINKALVGAGGSPSSVRKLRNGTILVEAVNALQAQKFLSMKTFYDQVEITVQPHESLNCSKGIVFSREMLCCSEAELKEELKDSLVTDVVRITRVENGVPTPTPGHILTFALPHPPATIRAGYLSLQVKPYFRNPQRCFRCQRFGHSSKTCSGLETCSRCGQSGHNDKDCTSGEEHCVNCKGKHSSSSRSCKFYLEEKEILKLVTLEKLSFGDARREYRRRLGQTPRKYISYSQAASAPPAQPAQCSSCSALEGMVRELTKQVAALVQQLNAKALPQTQASSHTTSAP; this comes from the exons aTGGACAGatatgtcggagatttctgttgccacgtgcgagcccgagccGTGCGTGAATTCCCGGCTCGGTTTAAACGAGATAacaccgggccccggggaactggggtggGGCTGCCTGCCAAGCTACGGCTGACAG TGAGTCCCTTTGTGATCAACAAGGCATTAGTCGGAGCAGGCGGTTCGCCGTCATCGGTCAGGAAACTTCGTAACGGAACTATCCTGGTTGAGGCGGTAAACGCTCTACAAGCTCAGAAGTTCCTCTCCATGAAGACTTTTTACGATCAGGTAGAAATCACTGTACAGCCTCATGAATCTCTAAATTGCAGTAAGGGAATAGTTTTCAGTCGCGAGATGCTGTGTTGCTCAGAAGCGGAACTGAAGGAAGAGTTAAAGGATTCTCTCGTCACTGATGTTGTGAGAATAACGAGGGTCGAGAATGGTGTACCAACACccacaccaggtcacattttgacctTCGCCCTacctcacccaccagccacgaTTAGAGCAGGATACCTTTCTCTTCAAGTTAAACCTTACTTCAGAAATCCCCAAAGATGTTTCAGATGCCAGCGTTTCGGACATTCGAGCAAAACATGCAGCGGCTTAGAGACATGTAGCAGATGTGGTCAAAGTGGCCACAATGACAAAGATTGCACAAGCGGAGAAGAGCACTgtgtgaactgtaagggcaagcattcttcaagctctcgcagttgCAAATTTTATTTGGAGGAGAAAGAGATATTGAAGTTAGTTACACTAGAAAAACTGTCTTTTGGCGACGCCCGTAGGGAGTATAGGAGACGACTTGGACAAACTCCAAGAAAATACATCTCCTACTCTCAGGCCGCTTCTGCTCCTCCAGCCCAGCCCGCACAGTGCTCCTCCTGCTCCGCTCTGGAGGGCATGGTGCGAGAACTCACTAAACAGGTCGCTGCCTTGGTGCAGCAGTTAAATGCCAAGGCCTTGCCGCAAACACAAGCGAGTAGTCATACGACTTCTGCCCCGTAG